A genome region from Gemmatimonadaceae bacterium includes the following:
- a CDS encoding ABC transporter permease, whose amino-acid sequence MRRLLAQIRHRWRAVTNDEAMNVELDDELADHLRRQTAAYIAQGVAPGEAARRARLAFGSVQRYREEARDARGLRWLDDLRADGRFAMRMLRKSPLFTGSVVSTLALGIGLSTAVFAVIDATLLRPLPGVHAPDELVQLFRNTDGSSSLPHVRDVRDGATDVFTDVAAWTFTQVGVTVANRTDKLFAVMVYGDYFTVLGVQPALGRMFSREETLRSSATPVVVLSHGTWRTLFGGDPGVVGRTVVVNGRQVTIIGVAPQEFTGVLQMVRPAMYLPIVQLEPPAVVDDRGRGFVNLIARLRQGVSLEQADARMRVLTTALQPVNPRAYVALDAIRVLPQSEAGIPPSMRSAQLGLSAVVLVVAGLLLLVACVNVANLFLARAGVRAREMAIRLSLGASRSSLLRQLMVESLVFAGIAGVAGLFVSSTAIYAVNRIEIPVDFEVSPDIALSPTVLLFALGATALTAVLFGLAPALQATRPSLAPTLKGEHPGNGSRTRLTRLLVIAQMALSIMLLMCAGLFAVNLRSATTINKGFVSESLLTAEVSPSLAGYSGARAGDFYRRLMDRLRALPGVRSASMVDELPLGLNNSSTSVAVPGSVVPASDNVTMAFAVAGPGYFATMGTSVLQGREFTRLATRTEARELIINQAFADRFWPGKDAVGQTVRSGDGTFTVIGIVPTGKYETLGESPRPFMWFALSETADFSMVLVIRTTGDPDAFISTLRNEVAAIDSNIPVSSVRSMERHLGVALLPARLTGTALGVFGLLGLLLASVGMYGVVAYTVSQRTREIGIRMAIGATGQQVVRMIMREGVTLVVTGAVLGVAGALAASRLLAGLLYGDTVDPIAFGLVPFVLVSVATAAMFLPARRAATIDPTLTLRAD is encoded by the coding sequence ATGAGGCGCCTGCTCGCGCAAATCCGCCACCGCTGGCGTGCGGTGACCAACGACGAGGCGATGAACGTCGAGTTGGACGACGAGCTGGCCGATCACCTCCGGCGTCAGACGGCGGCATACATCGCGCAGGGTGTGGCGCCCGGCGAAGCGGCTCGCCGAGCGCGGCTCGCCTTCGGCTCGGTGCAGCGCTACCGCGAAGAGGCAAGGGACGCGCGCGGACTCCGCTGGCTCGACGATCTTCGTGCCGATGGCCGCTTCGCGATGCGGATGCTCCGAAAGAGTCCACTGTTCACCGGCAGCGTCGTTTCAACCCTGGCGCTTGGCATCGGATTGAGCACGGCGGTATTCGCCGTCATCGACGCCACGTTGCTCCGGCCGCTGCCTGGCGTACATGCACCCGATGAACTGGTGCAGCTCTTCCGGAACACCGACGGCAGCAGTTCGCTCCCGCACGTCCGCGACGTCAGGGATGGGGCGACCGATGTCTTCACCGACGTGGCGGCATGGACGTTCACGCAGGTTGGTGTCACCGTCGCGAATCGAACGGACAAGCTCTTCGCCGTCATGGTGTACGGCGACTACTTCACCGTGCTGGGTGTGCAGCCGGCCCTTGGCCGCATGTTCAGCCGGGAGGAGACGCTTCGCTCGAGCGCCACGCCAGTCGTCGTGCTGAGTCACGGCACTTGGCGTACGCTCTTCGGTGGTGATCCGGGGGTGGTCGGGCGCACGGTGGTCGTCAACGGGCGCCAAGTGACCATCATTGGCGTTGCGCCGCAAGAGTTCACCGGTGTATTGCAGATGGTGCGACCGGCCATGTACTTGCCGATAGTACAGCTGGAGCCGCCTGCCGTGGTCGACGACCGTGGACGTGGCTTTGTCAACCTGATAGCGCGTCTACGCCAGGGCGTCAGCCTCGAACAGGCAGACGCGCGCATGCGAGTCCTCACCACCGCGCTGCAACCGGTCAATCCTCGCGCGTACGTCGCGCTGGATGCGATCCGAGTGCTCCCGCAATCCGAGGCGGGCATCCCGCCGAGCATGCGTTCGGCGCAACTCGGCCTGTCGGCGGTGGTGCTGGTCGTAGCAGGCCTCCTCTTGCTGGTGGCGTGCGTCAATGTGGCCAACCTCTTTCTCGCGCGGGCTGGCGTACGCGCTCGTGAGATGGCCATCCGCCTCTCGCTCGGTGCGAGTCGCAGCTCGCTCCTGCGACAACTCATGGTCGAGAGCCTGGTCTTCGCCGGCATCGCGGGTGTCGCTGGTCTTTTCGTGTCGAGCACGGCGATCTACGCGGTGAACCGCATCGAGATCCCGGTGGACTTCGAGGTCAGTCCCGACATCGCGCTAAGCCCGACGGTTCTGCTCTTCGCCCTCGGGGCGACCGCGCTGACCGCAGTGCTGTTCGGACTGGCGCCGGCGCTCCAGGCCACACGACCATCACTGGCGCCGACGCTGAAGGGAGAACATCCCGGAAACGGGTCACGGACGCGTCTGACCCGCCTCCTCGTCATCGCACAGATGGCGTTGTCCATCATGCTGCTGATGTGCGCTGGCCTATTCGCGGTCAATCTTCGCAGTGCCACGACGATCAACAAAGGCTTCGTCAGTGAAAGCCTCCTGACCGCGGAAGTCAGTCCATCATTGGCGGGATATTCTGGCGCCAGAGCGGGGGATTTTTACCGGCGCCTGATGGATCGACTGCGGGCGCTGCCGGGGGTTCGCAGCGCGTCGATGGTAGACGAATTGCCGCTCGGCCTGAACAACAGCTCGACGAGTGTCGCCGTGCCTGGGTCGGTGGTGCCAGCGAGTGACAATGTGACGATGGCCTTCGCGGTGGCGGGACCCGGGTACTTCGCGACCATGGGGACTTCTGTGCTGCAGGGGCGCGAGTTCACGCGATTGGCCACTCGAACCGAGGCGCGTGAACTGATCATAAATCAGGCGTTTGCCGACCGATTCTGGCCGGGCAAGGACGCTGTCGGTCAGACGGTGCGGTCCGGCGATGGCACGTTCACCGTGATCGGGATCGTGCCGACGGGGAAGTACGAAACCCTCGGTGAGTCGCCGCGGCCATTCATGTGGTTTGCGCTCTCAGAGACCGCGGACTTCAGCATGGTGCTCGTGATCCGCACCACCGGGGATCCCGACGCCTTCATCAGCACCCTGCGGAACGAAGTCGCCGCCATCGATTCGAACATCCCCGTGAGCAGTGTGCGCTCGATGGAGCGCCATCTCGGTGTGGCCCTGCTCCCAGCGAGGCTCACGGGCACCGCACTCGGCGTGTTTGGCCTGCTTGGCCTGCTGCTCGCATCGGTCGGGATGTACGGCGTCGTTGCATATACGGTGTCGCAACGCACACGCGAAATCGGCATTCGGATGGCCATCGGTGCCACGGGTCAGCAGGTCGTTCGCATGATCATGCGTGAAGGGGTCACCCTTGTCGTCACTGGAGCTGTCCTTGGTGTTGCTGGCGCACTGGCGGCGTCGCGGTTGCTGGCAGGTTTGCTCTACGGCGACACCGTGGATCCGATTGCCTTCGGTCTCGTGCCCTTCGTGCTGGTCTCGGTCGCGACCGCGGCGATGTTCCTTCCGGCGCGGCGCGCGGCGACGATTGATCCGACGCTGACGCTCCGCGCTGACTGA
- a CDS encoding PadR family transcriptional regulator — protein sequence MTDQAAIRQGTLDMLILKALSLQPMHGWGIAERIQQLSRDVLTVPQGSLYPALHRLEARGLIVAEWRPSEDNRRAKYYSLQPAGRGALKEEQADWRRFMQAVQLILES from the coding sequence ATGACCGACCAGGCTGCCATCCGGCAGGGCACGCTCGACATGCTGATCCTCAAGGCGCTGTCTCTGCAGCCCATGCACGGCTGGGGGATCGCCGAACGTATCCAGCAGCTCTCGCGCGACGTCCTGACGGTGCCCCAAGGCTCGCTCTATCCCGCCCTCCACCGGCTGGAGGCGCGCGGCCTCATCGTGGCCGAATGGCGGCCATCCGAAGACAACCGTCGCGCGAAATACTACAGCCTACAGCCTGCTGGTCGGGGTGCGCTGAAGGAAGAGCAGGCCGACTGGCGTCGATTCATGCAGGCTGTGCAGCTGATCCTCGAATCATGA
- a CDS encoding ATP-binding cassette domain-containing protein, whose translation MEPADRDGRVQVALERVGMAHRANHYPAQLSGGQQQRVAVARAVAGDPVLLLADEPTGNLDSANGDGVMELPSELHQQGTAICVVTHDPRYSAQAERTVAMLDGRVVG comes from the coding sequence ATGGAGCCCGCAGATCGAGATGGTCGCGTCCAGGTCGCGCTCGAGCGGGTCGGCATGGCACACCGGGCGAATCACTACCCCGCACAGCTCTCAGGCGGGCAGCAACAGCGCGTGGCTGTCGCGCGCGCCGTCGCCGGTGACCCGGTGCTGCTCCTCGCCGACGAGCCAACGGGGAACCTCGATTCGGCAAACGGCGACGGCGTCATGGAACTGCCGAGCGAGCTGCACCAGCAGGGGACCGCGATCTGTGTCGTCACGCACGATCCGCGGTATTCGGCGCAGGCGGAACGGACGGTGGCGATGCTGGATGGGCGGGTGGTCGGATAA
- a CDS encoding tyrosine-type recombinase/integrase, translated as MTKPRTVSHDLPEGVARQPGSRYLYVFVKSPDGGPTKRFSTKIDWTQLTKAEHRAAARRAGDLYRLIEGMRMHPAHRDVARAVYDGTLPITQVFEIGLVAGATGLRAALDAKALDDADIDLTPHLDAFRAHTIGLHLKRRGRPISAHHRDQTVSAIRRYLAWAAADDTGKPAATERRPLSLLSPTRFQRYVAVLEARTKAATKAAGKSVKNTTGHRPVRDCTLALRQFVRYLQAERGVPHAVDPTEGKAPPANNPPRMHWLPLEDVRTLMAALPAPGGVYCAILHATALDTSDVARLTADSFERRGDRWMISASSKKTRTRRRRVPVHRWAIPEIEPYLLARMDADGSRAQLFPDWARWRNARDPYARLHAATVARLVAHGHTQYAGYEPRDSRHSVAVQMCQAGIPIQLVAQQLGSAVDTVASTYAQWITTEEQWDAMLERLETAQSPG; from the coding sequence TTGACCAAGCCCCGTACCGTCTCCCACGATCTTCCCGAGGGTGTCGCCCGCCAGCCCGGCAGTCGGTACCTCTACGTCTTCGTCAAGTCGCCCGACGGCGGCCCGACCAAGCGATTCAGCACCAAGATCGATTGGACGCAGCTGACGAAGGCGGAGCACAGGGCAGCCGCCAGGCGCGCCGGTGACCTGTACCGCCTCATCGAAGGCATGCGGATGCACCCGGCGCACCGTGACGTTGCGCGGGCCGTGTACGACGGCACGCTGCCCATCACGCAGGTCTTCGAGATCGGCCTGGTGGCCGGCGCCACGGGCCTCCGCGCCGCACTCGACGCCAAGGCGCTCGACGATGCTGACATCGACCTGACTCCGCATCTCGACGCCTTCCGGGCTCACACGATTGGCCTCCACCTGAAGCGACGCGGTCGGCCGATTTCCGCGCACCACCGGGACCAGACGGTGTCCGCCATCCGTCGCTACCTCGCCTGGGCCGCCGCCGACGACACCGGCAAGCCCGCCGCGACCGAGCGCAGGCCGCTGTCCCTGCTCTCCCCGACGCGGTTCCAGCGGTACGTGGCGGTGCTCGAAGCCCGCACCAAAGCAGCCACGAAGGCCGCGGGCAAGTCCGTCAAGAACACGACGGGCCATCGGCCCGTGCGCGACTGCACCCTCGCCCTGCGCCAGTTCGTGCGCTACCTGCAGGCTGAACGGGGCGTGCCACACGCCGTCGATCCGACCGAGGGGAAGGCCCCACCGGCGAACAACCCACCGCGCATGCACTGGCTGCCGCTCGAGGACGTGCGGACGCTCATGGCGGCCCTCCCAGCCCCCGGGGGCGTGTACTGCGCCATCCTCCATGCCACAGCGTTGGACACGTCGGATGTGGCGCGCCTGACCGCCGACAGCTTCGAGCGGCGCGGCGACCGGTGGATGATCAGTGCCTCAAGCAAGAAGACGCGGACGCGTCGCCGCCGCGTCCCGGTGCATCGTTGGGCCATTCCCGAGATCGAGCCCTACCTGCTGGCGCGAATGGACGCGGACGGATCACGCGCGCAGCTCTTTCCGGACTGGGCCCGATGGCGGAACGCGCGGGACCCGTACGCCCGGCTGCATGCGGCCACGGTGGCAAGGCTGGTCGCGCACGGGCACACGCAGTACGCCGGCTACGAGCCGCGTGACAGCCGGCACAGCGTGGCCGTACAGATGTGCCAGGCGGGTATCCCGATCCAGCTGGTGGCGCAGCAGCTGGGCAGCGCGGTGGACACGGTCGCGTCCACGTACGCCCAGTGGATCACGACGGAGGAGCAGTGGGACGCGATGCTGGAAAGGCTCGAGACAGCGCAGTCGCCGGGATGA
- a CDS encoding carboxypeptidase regulatory-like domain-containing protein: MLRVVVALALSSLATAPLLSAQAPVRVQVRGTAFDSISMRPLAGALVRLVRVDDPSVGRSSTSDSTGAFRVADLPAGAWLATMLHPVLDSLRLEPGVVRLELTESGDVDLPLTTPSVLSVATATCGAALPTDDGLLVGSVRDATTDLAVPLTQVHVAWPEFLLSGKNLTTVMQARTARADSLGRFAICGAPRGVTMRARAVLEADSTGMIAVTMPDGGYGVQDFLMARGTRDSSVAQGTGTSAPSRGPVTVRGRVTREDGSALRGALVRLIDVGSTVRSGANGGFAITDASAGTQTVEARMIGYTPHRRTVQVKSTGTDEIVLVLPVQRPQLDTVRVAADRPVSAEVRGIEARARGGTGRFFSGDVIRERSSVYVTDILRGMNGLVVTGGQRGNKVQMKNFGAREPLCSPYVYFDGALVQVGGNEPSSLIIDDFVTRDDVAAMEVYARGSAVPSEFAGGNTGCGVIAVWSRRAAGAASVAPQGIDKKP, translated from the coding sequence ATGCTGCGAGTCGTCGTCGCGCTGGCACTGTCGTCGCTGGCAACCGCACCGCTCCTGTCGGCACAGGCGCCCGTGCGCGTCCAGGTCAGGGGCACGGCGTTCGACAGCATCAGCATGCGGCCGCTGGCTGGCGCGCTCGTGCGCCTCGTTCGGGTCGACGACCCGTCGGTCGGGCGATCCAGCACCTCCGACTCCACCGGAGCGTTCCGCGTCGCGGATCTCCCGGCCGGGGCCTGGCTGGCGACCATGCTCCACCCAGTGCTCGACTCGCTCCGCCTCGAGCCGGGCGTGGTCCGTCTCGAGCTGACCGAATCGGGCGACGTCGATCTGCCGTTGACGACGCCCTCGGTCCTCAGCGTGGCAACGGCCACGTGCGGCGCGGCGCTGCCGACCGATGACGGGCTCCTGGTCGGCAGTGTTCGTGATGCGACGACGGACCTCGCGGTGCCACTGACGCAGGTGCACGTGGCCTGGCCGGAGTTCCTGCTGAGCGGCAAGAACCTGACGACCGTCATGCAGGCGCGCACCGCGCGCGCCGACTCGCTGGGACGCTTCGCGATCTGCGGCGCCCCGCGCGGCGTCACGATGCGCGCCCGTGCCGTGTTGGAGGCCGACTCCACGGGGATGATCGCGGTGACGATGCCGGACGGCGGTTACGGGGTGCAGGACTTTCTGATGGCGCGTGGCACGCGCGATTCGTCGGTCGCGCAGGGCACCGGCACGTCCGCACCCAGCCGCGGCCCCGTCACGGTCCGTGGTCGTGTCACCCGGGAGGATGGCTCGGCTTTGCGCGGCGCGCTCGTGCGGCTCATCGACGTCGGCTCCACAGTCCGCAGCGGGGCCAATGGAGGGTTCGCCATCACCGACGCGAGCGCGGGCACGCAGACCGTCGAAGCGCGGATGATCGGCTACACCCCGCACCGGCGCACCGTGCAGGTGAAGTCCACTGGCACCGACGAGATCGTGCTGGTGCTGCCCGTGCAGCGGCCGCAGCTCGACACGGTCCGCGTGGCGGCGGACAGGCCGGTCTCGGCAGAGGTGCGGGGAATCGAGGCGCGTGCACGCGGCGGGACCGGCCGATTCTTTTCCGGCGACGTGATCCGCGAGCGGTCCTCGGTGTACGTGACGGACATCCTGCGCGGCATGAACGGGCTGGTCGTCACAGGCGGCCAACGCGGCAACAAGGTGCAGATGAAGAATTTCGGGGCGCGTGAGCCACTGTGCAGCCCGTACGTGTACTTCGACGGTGCGCTGGTGCAGGTCGGCGGCAATGAACCCTCCTCGCTGATCATCGATGATTTCGTCACGCGCGACGACGTGGCCGCGATGGAGGTCTACGCACGCGGCAGCGCGGTGCCATCGGAATTCGCGGGCGGCAACACCGGCTGCGGGGTCATCGCGGTCTGGAGCCGGCGCGCGGCTGGTGCGGCGTCGGTGGCGCCGCAGGGGATCGACAAGAAGCCGTGA
- a CDS encoding ABC transporter ATP-binding protein, producing the protein METRDAPLICMRGITKVFHTEDIETHALADVSLELKRGEYVAISGPSGCGKSTLLAILGLLDTANAGEYLLAGESVATLGPAARARVRNRQIGFIFQAFNLIGDLTVSENIELPLTYRDMTADERKARVVDALERVGMSHRARHFPAQLSGGQQQRVAVARAVAGDPAILLADEPTGNLDSVNGEAVMELLRELNRNGATICMVTHDHRYAEHADRTIQLFDGRVVVEARALA; encoded by the coding sequence ATGGAGACGAGGGACGCGCCCTTGATCTGCATGCGGGGCATCACGAAGGTGTTCCACACGGAAGACATTGAGACCCATGCCCTCGCCGACGTGAGCCTCGAGCTCAAGCGAGGCGAGTATGTGGCCATCTCGGGGCCTTCCGGCTGTGGCAAGTCGACGTTGCTGGCGATCCTTGGCCTGCTCGACACAGCGAACGCCGGCGAGTACCTGCTCGCCGGCGAGTCGGTGGCGACTCTGGGTCCGGCTGCGCGTGCCCGCGTACGCAACCGCCAGATCGGCTTCATCTTTCAGGCCTTCAACCTGATCGGTGACCTCACGGTGTCCGAGAACATCGAGCTGCCGCTCACCTATCGCGACATGACGGCGGACGAGCGTAAGGCACGCGTGGTCGATGCACTCGAGCGTGTCGGCATGTCGCATCGTGCGAGGCACTTTCCGGCACAGCTCTCCGGCGGTCAGCAGCAGCGAGTGGCCGTCGCGCGCGCCGTCGCGGGCGATCCGGCCATCCTTCTCGCCGACGAGCCGACGGGCAACCTCGACTCGGTGAACGGTGAGGCGGTCATGGAACTGCTTCGCGAACTCAATCGCAATGGCGCGACGATCTGCATGGTCACGCACGATCATCGGTATGCCGAGCATGCCGACCGCACGATCCAGCTCTTCGACGGACGAGTCGTGGTCGAGGCGAGGGCGCTCGCGTGA
- a CDS encoding HlyD family efflux transporter periplasmic adaptor subunit, translated as MDTVRSPQKETGRNIAIGAGAVVLASATVLLARLDPASPSVERSTLFIDSVARGDIVRDVRAPGTLVSEQIRYITAQASARVERLASESGRNVAAGDLLLGLSNPDLQIQTMQAAQQVRQAQIDLLNLQTNLRSQILAQEAVLASMRTQLVNATQAARAADTLATRRLVSTFESNSTAAAADEMITRYRIEQERLELMKQAIDAQVSLQSSQVEQLKAIAVNQQDRLSSLQVRAPEAGVVQDLTLQLGQWVPEGTILARVVQPGKLKAVLRVPESQAKDIQIGQRALIDTRNGVVAGHVQRKDPSAQGGTVTIDVTLDGPLPDGAVPDLSVDGTVIIDNMNNVLHTGRPAFGAAGGTVSLFKLVDDGRAAVRVQVDLGRTAVNRVEVIRGLTVGDRVILSDMTSLARVGKVKIR; from the coding sequence ATGGATACCGTTCGTTCACCACAGAAGGAGACGGGCCGCAACATCGCCATCGGCGCAGGGGCGGTGGTGCTGGCGTCGGCGACCGTGCTCTTGGCGCGTCTCGATCCGGCATCGCCGTCGGTGGAGCGGTCGACGCTGTTCATTGATTCTGTCGCGCGTGGTGACATCGTGCGCGACGTGCGAGCGCCGGGCACACTCGTGTCAGAGCAGATCCGCTACATCACCGCGCAGGCCTCCGCGCGTGTCGAACGGCTCGCGTCGGAATCGGGCAGGAACGTCGCGGCGGGAGATCTGCTGCTCGGGCTCTCCAATCCCGACCTGCAGATCCAGACCATGCAGGCGGCGCAGCAGGTGCGGCAGGCGCAGATCGACCTGCTGAACCTGCAAACGAACCTCCGCAGCCAGATCCTGGCGCAGGAAGCGGTGCTCGCGTCGATGCGCACGCAGCTGGTGAATGCGACACAGGCTGCACGTGCGGCCGATACCCTGGCGACTCGCAGGCTCGTCTCGACCTTCGAGTCGAACAGCACGGCGGCGGCGGCCGATGAGATGATCACGCGCTACCGCATCGAACAGGAACGTCTCGAGCTCATGAAGCAGGCCATTGATGCGCAGGTCAGCCTCCAGTCGTCGCAGGTCGAGCAGCTCAAGGCGATTGCCGTGAACCAGCAGGACCGCCTGTCGTCGCTGCAGGTGCGCGCGCCGGAGGCGGGCGTCGTCCAGGATCTCACGTTGCAGCTCGGACAGTGGGTGCCGGAAGGCACGATCCTCGCCCGCGTCGTGCAGCCCGGGAAGCTCAAGGCGGTCCTGCGCGTGCCTGAGTCGCAGGCAAAAGACATCCAGATCGGTCAGCGGGCATTGATCGACACGCGCAACGGTGTCGTGGCCGGCCACGTCCAGCGCAAGGATCCCAGCGCACAGGGCGGCACGGTCACCATCGACGTCACACTCGACGGCCCGCTGCCAGACGGTGCAGTGCCGGATCTGAGCGTGGACGGCACCGTGATCATCGACAACATGAACAACGTCCTGCACACGGGACGCCCAGCGTTCGGTGCCGCAGGCGGTACGGTGAGCCTATTCAAGCTGGTCGATGACGGCCGCGCTGCGGTGCGCGTTCAGGTCGACCTGGGACGGACCGCAGTCAACCGCGTCGAGGTCATCAGGGGGCTCACCGTCGGTGATCGCGTGATCCTGTCTGACATGACGTCGCTGGCGCGTGTCGGGAAGGTGAAGATCCGGTAG
- a CDS encoding ABC transporter permease has translation MSALDGVRARLALLFSRTHSDARFSEEIAFHIEMETARLQRDDGLDAGEARRRALVAFGGVEHHKESLRDGRGLRWLGGLSLDFKLGVRMLVKYPGLTLVGGLAFAFAVWVAAASFEFVGQVLSPRLPLPDADRIVALETWDAAAGRAEPRVLHDFATWRAELTSVTELGAYALAERNLITTDGASRPAEVAEISASGFRVAPERPLLGRALSDADERPGAPAVAVIGYGVWQGRFRGDPNVIGRVVQLGRTATTVVGVMPESFAFPVAQSLWVPLRLSPLDYPRGEGPALRLFGRLAPGATLSQAQTELTTWGRRAASDFPVTHQHLRPRVMPYAESVALLDGSDLFAARSSYAFFLMLVVLVCGNVALLVFARAATRERELVVRHALGASRARIVAQLFAEALVLCGVAAAVGLGLAGFGVRLLVRAIETNMGQQLPFWFHDDLSPWTVCYAVGLTVLGAAVTGVLPGLKVTRGIESRLRQAAAGAGGLTFGGIWTAVIVAQIAVTLGFPVVAFSVAREAADIRDMLADFPAAEFLSASIALDREPPSGADTSLAAFVTRRQATVRELERRLLAEPGVVGVTLAERLPRMDHPPRRIEVDSGGAAPENPSFPGGYRTSSAAVDADYFDVLGAPLLAGRAFNTGDLAPDARAVIVNASFVRLVLGGRNAIGRHVRDRYGARGPRSGDAEPGPWHEIVGVVPDLGMSRATDPKVAGVYHPLAVERDGPLHVAVHVRGGDAAAFEPRLRTIAAAVDPTLRLAAVARMDTLSDPGIAFSMFWVRLVSVVSAVAMLLSLAGIYAVMSFTVARRTREIGIRVALGASRRRVVTAVFTRPLAQVGLGVVAGGVLTVIVNDGIDHPSADVLLGALGYAVLMLGVCLLACIVPTQRALRIEPTEALRTDG, from the coding sequence GTGAGCGCGCTCGACGGGGTGCGCGCGCGTCTGGCACTGCTGTTCTCGCGCACGCACTCCGACGCGCGATTCAGCGAGGAGATCGCCTTCCACATCGAGATGGAGACGGCGCGTCTTCAGCGCGACGACGGGCTTGATGCCGGCGAGGCACGGCGTCGTGCCCTCGTCGCGTTCGGCGGCGTGGAGCACCACAAGGAATCACTGCGCGATGGACGGGGCCTGCGCTGGCTTGGCGGCCTCTCGCTCGACTTCAAGCTCGGCGTCCGCATGCTGGTGAAGTACCCGGGGCTCACGCTCGTCGGCGGGCTCGCCTTCGCCTTCGCAGTCTGGGTCGCCGCGGCGTCGTTCGAGTTCGTGGGCCAGGTGCTCTCGCCGCGCCTCCCGCTCCCCGACGCCGACCGCATCGTGGCGCTCGAGACCTGGGACGCCGCTGCGGGGCGCGCGGAGCCTCGCGTGCTGCATGACTTCGCGACGTGGCGCGCCGAACTCACGTCGGTCACGGAGCTTGGGGCATACGCGCTGGCAGAGCGCAACCTCATCACGACCGACGGTGCGTCTCGGCCGGCCGAGGTGGCCGAGATCAGTGCCTCGGGGTTCCGCGTCGCGCCCGAGCGGCCACTCCTTGGGCGCGCACTCAGTGACGCCGACGAGCGCCCCGGCGCCCCCGCTGTCGCCGTGATCGGGTACGGCGTCTGGCAGGGTCGGTTCCGCGGTGACCCGAACGTGATTGGGCGCGTGGTGCAGCTGGGCCGTACAGCAACGACCGTCGTCGGCGTGATGCCCGAATCGTTTGCGTTCCCGGTCGCGCAAAGCCTCTGGGTGCCGCTGCGACTGTCGCCGCTCGACTACCCACGCGGCGAAGGACCCGCGCTTCGGCTCTTCGGGAGACTCGCCCCCGGTGCCACGCTCTCGCAGGCGCAGACGGAGCTGACGACGTGGGGCCGTCGCGCCGCGTCCGACTTTCCGGTTACGCACCAGCACCTGCGGCCGCGCGTCATGCCGTACGCAGAGTCGGTCGCCCTCCTCGATGGGTCCGACCTGTTCGCGGCCCGGTCGAGCTACGCCTTCTTCCTCATGCTGGTCGTGCTGGTCTGCGGCAACGTTGCGCTGCTGGTGTTCGCGCGGGCGGCAACGCGCGAGAGAGAGCTCGTCGTGCGCCACGCCTTGGGCGCGAGTCGCGCACGGATCGTTGCGCAGCTCTTCGCCGAGGCGCTCGTGCTGTGCGGCGTCGCGGCAGCGGTGGGGCTTGGGCTCGCCGGATTCGGCGTGCGTCTGCTGGTCCGCGCCATCGAAACGAACATGGGGCAGCAGCTCCCGTTCTGGTTCCACGACGACCTGTCGCCGTGGACGGTGTGCTACGCGGTGGGGCTCACGGTGCTCGGCGCCGCAGTCACGGGCGTGCTGCCAGGGCTCAAGGTCACGCGGGGGATCGAGTCGCGGCTCCGCCAGGCTGCGGCAGGGGCGGGAGGACTGACATTCGGCGGGATCTGGACGGCGGTGATCGTGGCGCAGATCGCGGTCACGCTCGGCTTCCCCGTGGTTGCGTTCAGCGTGGCGCGCGAAGCGGCAGACATCCGCGACATGCTGGCCGACTTCCCGGCGGCGGAGTTCCTTTCTGCGAGCATTGCGCTCGACCGGGAGCCTCCGTCGGGTGCAGACACGTCGCTCGCCGCGTTCGTCACGCGGCGACAGGCGACAGTGCGCGAGCTGGAGCGGCGGCTCCTCGCAGAGCCGGGTGTCGTCGGCGTGACGCTGGCCGAGCGGTTGCCGCGGATGGACCACCCGCCCCGCAGAATCGAGGTGGACTCCGGCGGTGCAGCGCCCGAGAACCCCAGCTTTCCGGGCGGCTACCGGACGAGTTCAGCAGCTGTAGACGCGGACTACTTCGACGTGTTGGGTGCTCCGCTGCTCGCCGGACGCGCGTTCAACACCGGCGACCTCGCGCCTGACGCTCGCGCCGTGATCGTGAACGCGTCGTTCGTCCGACTCGTGCTCGGCGGACGCAACGCAATTGGTCGCCACGTGCGGGATCGCTACGGCGCGCGCGGGCCGCGTTCGGGTGATGCAGAGCCGGGCCCGTGGCACGAGATCGTCGGCGTCGTCCCCGACCTCGGCATGTCGCGGGCGACTGACCCGAAGGTCGCGGGCGTCTACCACCCGCTCGCCGTCGAACGAGACGGGCCGCTGCACGTCGCCGTGCATGTGCGTGGCGGTGACGCGGCGGCGTTCGAGCCAAGACTCCGCACCATCGCTGCGGCAGTGGACCCCACGCTTCGCCTCGCCGCCGTTGCCCGCATGGACACGCTGAGCGACCCTGGCATCGCCTTCTCCATGTTCTGGGTGAGACTCGTCAGCGTCGTGAGCGCGGTGGCGATGCTGCTGTCTCTCGCAGGCATCTACGCCGTGATGTCGTTCACCGTGGCGCGGCGCACGCGGGAGATCGGGATTCGTGTCGCACTCGGTGCCAGCCGGCGGCGCGTGGTAACCGCGGTGTTCACGCGGCCGCTCGCGCAGGTGGGGCTCGGCGTCGTCGCCGGCGGCGTGCTCACAGTGATCGTGAACGACGGAATTGACCATCCCAGCGCCGACGTTCTGCTGGGGGCGCTGGGGTACGCGGTGCTCATGCTCGGCGTCTGTCTCCTCGCCTGCATCGTGCCGACGCAGCGAGCGCTTCGGATCGAGCCGACCGAGGCGCTCCGGACGGACGGCTAG